From the genome of Denticeps clupeoides chromosome 17, fDenClu1.1, whole genome shotgun sequence:
AACGTAGCGAAGGGGCAGATGGAGACCTGTGAATTCCTAGGAGGTGAGCTGTGAGTGGGAGTGGGAGAGAAGTTTCGGCTCAGCGGGTGAGGGATGGGATGGGGCGTGCTgggaagggggagggagggagttcATAAGCAGAGCTCACGAGTAGTCCGGTGGGACTGGATCACTACCACACTGCGCCTCAAGGGCTCCCGACTTTCTGTGTATGGGCCACAAATTTGTCAGGGTTgtcaaacattttacatttacatttacagcatttatcagacgcccttatccagagcgacttactatcagtattacagggacagtctccctggagcaatttagggttaagtgtcttgctcagggacacaatggtagtaagtgggattcgaacccgggtcttctggttcataggcgagtgtgttacccactaggctactaccaccccaacaaTTTTCctaaatatatttcataatCTATTCCATGACCAtacataaaatgtcatttattcagACATGCATGTATCAAACAGCTATGCTGcatcattgttttgtttattatggATTTGAAAAAAATTTAGTATGGAAGTTTCAATTGCTTTTTACATGTCAGCATCAACACAAAGCCCTTGACTCACACTTTTGTACACTGGGTCCCTGTTTATTTAatagtttcatttcatttctatgACATTTGTTAAATCTACCGTGCATTTGGCActatttttcttttgcaaagaacttgacataaataaatatctgcATGAATATTGtttgactgtcatccacatgTACACTGGATTGCACAAAACGAATcaactttttaaaatcttttttaaataagtaaatactGCCTTGTAAAATGTTAGCTGAACACAGAATTAAATTTTTACTAATTACATTTCACCCACACTTTTTActatatttgtcattttaatgaatctaattaaattttaataaaaatgttacagtccctctgcatttaatttaaatgtccAAGGTAAAAACTGTGACATTAATAATTTCCAATGTTTCCCATTTTCTTGCTCCAGCTGTGCATGGgatgtctttcttttttgaagATTTATTCAAGTATTTGGGGTTTGCATTAAACAATGGCCCAACCTGATGCtagttagtgtttttttttttattctgttttaatcCATTTGAATGGAGAGATTCTGATctgttctctctttctgtcGTTCCCTGCAGCCCGATGCCCACATACAGAGTGGACGCCGATAAGGGTTTTAACTTCTCGCTGGCGGACGATGCCTTTGTGTGTCAGAAGAAGAACCACTTCCAGGTCACTGTGTACATCGGAATGCTGGGAGATCCGAAATACGTGAAAACCAGCGAGGGCCTGCAGCCAATCGACTGCTTCTACCTGAAGCTGAACGGCGTCAAGGTAATCGCCTTGTGGTGTGAGGGGTGAGTGAGGTAGCATTTGTATTGGACAGTGTTCATTTTAGGGTGGTGTATGATTTAATCTTTATTCTGTATTGTGTTTAGTCCATGTTGGGTTGTCTTCATTTGTATATCCAGGGGTGAGAACCATGTCAACACAAACAAAGATCTACCTACCTTATCAAACTTTATGtgttgatttaaattttttaaacacATAGATGACAGTTTACATAATGAACGATATTTCAAAAATTCAATTTTTGCGCCATTTTGGTATTAACTGCTTCTACGAGTTCCATGTTAAGTcaattggtttttatttattgactaCTAAGAATcaatcattttataaatatCAATTCAGTCACCATCTGATCAAGAGCTACATTAAATTAACTCATATGTTTCTCACctcattttaaagtgacagtgttcagtgtgtgtttggtagAATTCCAcgtgtaaaagtgaagtgtctGTCATCTTGATTCATGGATACAGCTCACGGTGGACATGTTGATATGTGTCCttagtgggcggccatgacaggtgcctgagGAGCGTGTACTGTGGGTactgtaccttgctcaaggagacctcagtggcacgtgaATCCGCAACCTTCAAATTACCAGACCGCTtgtttacctgctaggccaccactgcccccagtgtGGGTTAGTACACACTGTGTGCAGGGTAGTGGTCTGATGCTGTCTTGTGTACctcactgaaaaaaagtgaacactagctaaacttaaaaaaaatttattaaccTGTCACAGCAAATTTAGCATTTATGTACTGTAAATACTATTAAACCTGTTGTAAACTGTTTTAATTACATTATGGAATTACAGGCCAGTATTATAAGAATTTCACAGATTATTGAACAGTAAAACGAGTTCCcgtagtggctagaaatggcgataggtgttaagagtgttttggccattctgcttcgccgttcagagagcggcagcttaGACGGACGAATCTGGAATCTGTCCCCTTTATGAAGTCATaatgggaaaggttacctcccgtttcccacccctcccctaaaacattatctccaccaaccgtcatggcttccaagcTTGCGAAATCATCACAGtcgcttggtgattggatgtaaaaatgagcacaaatgtgtattttcagttctgtcaCGCGAGACTTTGAAGAACCAGTGTaacccattattattattaccccaaatttttatttttttctggaaaaaaatgcagacacgacttcctgtttgtgccaaacaAGTGTCTCTCAAACAAGTGtgtgcctctctcctcctcataatcatttaaagttacagacaccaaaacgctgcatcctgggaaatctcattgtgggaccaGATCAAAGTGGCGGTAATTCTGCATCACGGCTGAATTACAGacagagacttcagatgcagtattaggggaccaacaagaacgatataaaagcaaaaaaacataactGAAGACCTTTAAGTTAAGCCAGTGTTCACATTTACAGGGACCGGGACAGGGACACATACCGGATACATCAATGCTTGCACACATTCAACATACATTTATACTTTACAAGcaggtgggaaaaaaatataagaCACAAACCACACGGAAAACCTGGCCCAGAGTGCCAGGAGTGCTCCGGGCCACGACAATAATTGTAGTTTGCGTAGGTAGTGTTTCATGTAAGGTGCGAGTTTGGTAGAATTCCACTGATGTTGTTGTGCCGTTCCTCAGCTGGAGGCCATGAACCAGAGCATCAACGTGGAACAGTCGCAGTCGGACCGCAGCAAGAGGCCCTTCAAACCCGTCCTGTGAGTGAACATTAGAGCGTTACAGGCGTGTTAACATGGCGGCACCGTCTTACGCACCACGCCCATGACAGGGTTCCGTCTGTCTGTTTCAGGGTGACTCTGCCCCCGGAGCAGGTCACCAAGGTAACTGTGGGCCGACTGCACTTCAGCGAGACGACAGCCAATAACATGAGGAAGAAGGGGAAGCCGAATCCAGACCAGAGGTTGTTCCCTCTCCGAGAGACACGCCCACATGTAAACTCTGCAGCACACCATGTACACgggtgtttgtttgtatgtgtgtgtaggtactTCATGCTGGTGGTAGCACTGCAGGctcagagtcagagtcagagcTACACCATCGCCGCCCAGGTGTCGGAGCGGATCATCGTCAGGGTAACCTTCTCATGACCTCACGTCCAGCATTGTGCACATGACCTCACTTCCTGTCTCAGCTCTTACCTTCTTCACTGCAGGCCTCTAACCCCGGCCAGTTTGAGAGTGACAGCGAGGTTCTGTGGCAGAGGGGTCAGATGCCGGATTCGGTGTACCACCACGGCCGCGTGGGCATCAACACTGACCGGCCGGATGAGGCCCTTGTCGTCCACGGCAACGTTAAAGTCATGGGTTCTGTGGTCCACCCCTCAGACATCCGTGCCAAGGAGAACGTTAAGGAGGTAAAAGTCGATTAAACTACTTCACTCTACACGTGGAAGAAAGAACTTTGTAGAAGTGTTGTAATGTTTCTCTGttggggatgtgtgtgtgtttgtgaagtgaACTTTAAATGGTTGTTGTGTCCTGTTTTCACTTTCCTCTGCGCCGCTCATCGCTCATTCCTCGTCCAGAACATGCAGAACACACACCTTACTTTAACCGTAGGAAGTGCGTCTAGCAAAAAGATCAAATAATGTAAAACCGACAGAACAGCTGCACCAATCAGATGTGAGCAGCGTTCTAACAAGCTCCTATGCAGTACAGACAGATGAGAATTAGAACTCCAGTAATAAAACTGAAGTAAGGTGTTTGAATCCATTACATTTGTCTCTGTGCttttagtgtgtgagtgtgtatgtgtgtcctgCATCTGTtcatacttgtgtgtgtgtgtgtgtttgtgtgtttgtgtgtgcgcccATGCCTCTCCATGCCTAGGTGGACACTACAGATAACCTGAAGAGGATCTCCCAGATGCGCCTGGTCCATTATCAGTACAAACCCGAGTTTGCTGCCAGTGTGGGCATAGAAAACACAGCAGAGACtggtaataaacacacacacacacacacacacacacacagatatgtaTACAACTACAAATATGTATCTCCTCACTGATCTCTATGTCTGCATgcgttgttctgtgtgtgtgtgtgtgtgtgtgtgtgtgtgtgtgtgtaggggtgaTTGCTCAGGAAGTGCAGCAGATTCTCCCAGAGGCCgtgaaggagggaggagacgTAGTCTGTGCCAACGGAGAAACCATCCCCAACCTGCTGGTGGTCAATaaggtaatacacacacacctacacatacacatgcactgGTTTTACATATCCGACTTCTTTCCGGATCTGTATTTTGAGCGATGAAGCCCCCCGCTGGACAGACATATCAACGGCAGTAATGATTTTCTTACCAGCTCAAGTGAACTGTgcgtgtggtatgtgtgtgtgtcaggagcgTATCTTCATGGAGAATGTCGGTGCGGTGAAGGAGCTGTGTAAACTGACAGACAACCTGGAAACTCGGATCGACGAGCTGGAGCGCTGGAGCCGCAAGCTGGCCAAGCTGCGCCGGCTGGACAGCATGAAGAGCACGGTCAGCGGCGGCACAGTCAGGTGTGTGGGGCGAGAGGCGGCCGCAGGTGCAAAGACCACCCCTCTGATAATCTGCATCTGTCTGTCATCATTCCAGCCAATCAGGAAGCCAGTTCAGCAGGACAGGAAGTGGACCCCTGAAGAAGAAATCACCCAAATTGGGGAGTAAGGTGTGAAACTCTCagttctcctctgttttttttgtttagccGAACACCACATACAAAACCACATACAGTGTGATACTCCCCACGCTTTGATCGTTTCTGCACACAAtgagaaaccttgggaaggagtgagtccgagagggacgcccttccagggtagagtgataaAATGCAGCTATGGCGTTCAGAGGGCAATCATTTCGAACCTGAGGCTTATAGAGCATTTATAGAGCATTGTAGTACCTAGATGCTCATGAAGGAAGATTCTGTAATAATGTACTGTGTATTAGTATAATACTGAGGGATGTACTATAACGTCCTCTAGTATGTACTGTAGTGCAGCGTAGGGTAATGTCCTATGATCTACTGCAGCATATTGCACTTTATTGCATGGCACAACAGTCTAAGTTATATGATGCAAGTGTTaaatcaaatgtgtgtgtgttgcatgtgctCAGAGTCCTGCTCCTGATCCAGGGTGTGTGAGTCAGCGCTTCCTGCAGGGCACCATTTTGGCTCTGGTGGTCATTATGGCTTTCAGGTGAGCAGCGTGAGTGTAAAACTGACCGCAGATTGGTCCCGATGGTCCCTGCGCTGAACGCATTGTTCCTCATGTCCTACCCCCAGCGTCATCTCCATGTCGGTGCTCTACGTTCTGAACCTGCATCATCACGCTGGAGTCACCGAGAGTGACGGGTATGGGTGCTTGTCTCCACACaaatacgcacacacagacccccAAAAAATGAGAAATGCACTTCCTCGATGACATGATGTGGGGAACTGTGCACTGTCATTTCTATTCTACATGGTCTCGGTTTCCTGTCTGCTGTTCTCCTGTAGCTCCACCTCCTGTGTTCTCCTCGTTTCCCGGACGCCCCTCTTCACTGTCGCTGTTACTTTCTGTCCTCCCGTCTGCTCATGGTACCGTACACCTTCCTTCAGCCTGCATTTCCCCTGCATGTCTACTGTTCCGCGCTGTTCTCGGCTCTCCCGCTCTCGGCGGGGATGGAACCCCGGCCTCGGGGTCATTGCAGTTGTTTAACCTGTAGTCTCCCTCTCCCCCTGGTCCAGCTCTGCTCTGGGTTCCTCCCGTAAGAGCCTGTACGCCCCCAGAAGCCCCTCCTCTGCGGCTCCAGGTCAGACATGGATTCAGCCAATCATAGGGCTCCTTTTGAAAGACTAAATAAAACACTCATTACAAAATGTCGCATTTGGTGCTTTCTACTGATAATGCGTTTTTGACCAGACGTGGAATTATTTTGAGCACCACTATGGTGAATATGTGTTTTGCTCTTTGACAGGCACCGTTGCCTCTCTGCCCAATCACGTGGCCTGTTGCCCTCCAACCACTGCCCAGACCAACCAATCATCTGTCACCGCCATGATGGCCAGCACCAACCAATCCAATGCAGGTACTAATTAAACATGATGCATCATAAACTGCACTCAGTTTGTTTGTTGGAGGATGTgtgatgttttatatatttgtttttttcccagcgGAAACCACTAGCCCCTCCCCCACTCAGCCAAGCATCAGTAAAAAGGGCAAGTCTCGGCCAATTGAGAAAGATGGGCGGAGCCGCAATCGCCTGGGCCACACCTCCTCACCTCTCTTCCTCAACAAAGCAAAGAGACCCCTCCCACCAGAGGGGACAGGGGGCACGAGCAACCGTCTACCTGGGGCGCAGCCTCCCCGAAGACaacgcagcacacacacactgggtaccacacacacacacacacaccggcagcATGCACATATacattcttcacacacacacgagcctACAAACGATAATATTaatgatgttgtgtgtgtgttttgtgctgctcTTGCAGGCGGAAActtctcaccctctctctctcagataCACATCCTGGAAACAGAACAACAAATAACAGCACAGAACTGTCTGTTACCCAGCgactgcaggtgtgtgtgagtgtgtgtgtgtttgagtgtgtatgaatgtgtcgTCAGGGTGTTGATTTGTCTGTATTGCAGGTCCGGGTTCTACAGCTACACTGTGGCGCTTCCGAGaaacacaacagacacacacgttaCCTTTCATTTCAGGtaacgtacacacacgcacacacacacacgtacacatacgCACTGAGCTTTGCACCATTACCCCAGCTGCCTGTGCTCTTCAGTTCTGAGGACGGCGTGTGGATTCGGCAGTGTGGCGTGACCCTCGGCCACCTCTGCCCGGAGCAAACACAGGCGCGCAGCGCTGAGGAAATCCGGTCGCTGATACAGGTGTGTGTTGACTGTgatgggactgtgtgtgtgactgtgctgACAGGAACATGGTCATTTTCTGGACATTACTCTGTCTCAGGGCACAGACGGCCTGTGGTCACTTCCTGCCGTCGCCTTTCAGGACGTCACTTATCACTTCCGCGTCTCTCTGTCCGTGAGTAAGAGGGGTCTCAACAGTGGCTGCCGACCACCCCGCTGGTTCAGTgtatgacctttgacctttgcttCATTCTACACAGAACGTGGTGAACTGCAGCGATGAGGAGAAGGAGATGAAGGAAAATGAGGCGTCTTCCCCGTACTCCGATTACCACTTCCTCATTCTCAGCCGATGCACTTGAGAGTCCGTCCGTCTGTCTCACTCCGACCCTGTCACTGTATCCACGCCGAATGGGACACTGTTTGTTTTAGGGTGACAGTATATTTTTGTAGAAGGGATAGGTTTCATAAATCCTGTGCGGTTCTTCTGgaatgaatttgtgtgtgtgtgtgtgtgtgtgtgtgcgcgcgcatcaCTGCACTCCCCGTCTCACCTCTTAACTGTGTGATCTTGATCTGTAAAACACACCATGTTTTATATCTTCACATGATTCGCTCTCTGGGTTGTTTTGTACTGATAATGTAACTGCATATTACTCCTTCTGACCCTgacctcagtgtgtgtgtgttgccatggtgaatTTACCGGGTTACTTCCGAAAAACGGGGGGTGTGTGGGTGGCAGCCATTATTTGGAAAAAGTCGcatacatgaacaaaaaaatgactGGAATCAGGTAAAGCCGATCATCTCTCACCGTCATCGGAGCAGAGAAGACTGGAAGGGCTGGTACACTGGATCGCCGTAATCTCTGACTGGTCCGACACTGATGTCTCATGAACACTGGAGTTCCCTACACTGGAATCTGGGAGCACGGCCACCGTCCTGCACACAGCATGTACACTGTATCATGTCATAacgttttttaatgtgtgttgtgtaatgtAATCACTGTATGTTAACCTGATGTGAAAAGCCGTAATGATGAACAGAGGGTGGAAACTTTGTCACTGGAAGAGGcagacagacttttttttttttttttttttcgtggctAAACTATGGACTTCTTCATGCCACGTGAGCATCTACTTAAGGTGACAGCACGCATCGACAGATCCTGAACTTTCTgagagatgtttctgcagcgtGACAAGCCATAGTGGATGAGTTTTGCATAAATAATGACCTGAATGTCACGTATTGGACCCACAtgaacaaatgtattaaaatctgattttacataaaatgaaaGATGTTTGTCCCAGGTTTCGGGTGATTTGAGCCCAGGGGAAATCTGACATTCTATGGTTCTCATTGACCAGGACTGTGAAGCCATTATAAAGCGTACCAGCTTAAAAAGCATTATAGCACTTCCTGTTCATGCACTGTATATATGAAAACACCTTTCCTTTCTATAGCATTTCTAACTGGTTACAAACACACgagtgagaattttttttttttatcatctcaGTTAATACTTGTAAATCAATCCTtttcatgtttaatatttacTGTTGTTATTAATATGCAGTACATTTCTTAtgatgtcatttacatttaaccatTTTGTTTGATCATtatcaaaagtaaaacttttttaaatggcattaCTGAAATAATCCAGATGTGACAGGTATAAAGAAAACAACTGCTCTAATCTTTAGCAGTGTTCCTATTAATGTCTCAGTATATCATAAATTCTTAAATGTTTCAGACAACTATAATATTGAATTTAATTATCCCTTACAGCAAAGTCTGTATCACCTCCtaccatttgttttttttatgacattagACTAgtcgttttgttttttatatcgCCAGCTGAATTACgatcattttatttcagagcacttcttctttttcattttgtgaaaaGCATGTACTGACATCATAATATGAATGCATGCAGGAATGGCGagtaaattaaattgtaattttgaaCACTACAAACTGTGGTTTCTTTGCCTTTTTCCAAGATTCTTTATTCATCACATAGGCAGCAAACAAATGTGCTGTCGAATTTTGGGGAAAACTCATAATGAAGTATAAATTTAACATGTAgacactgttaaaaaaattcttaaaagaAACATGTCACGTTTTATAGGATGAGGTAGAAAATATAACAgaattaaattagaaaaaaaatatacaaaacatgAATACACTAAATTTCCTCCAAAGTTTTCCAGTTTTCCAGCAGGAATGACGCTGAGACTTCAATTCCCACAAACCACCGCGGCATCCGGAAGGCTAACTTCCGGATAGACGTGGCTTTTAGTCGTGAGGTAGAGGCTGCTGCAGCTCATCACGCACCATGGTGAGTTTACTGACTTTATACTCACCGAAGCAGCAGCAATTGGGCGTTGCTGctagattattattaataatattgattgTGTTTATGAGCTGTATATATATGAATGCGTCTGTACTTGTGTTAAATAGGCTAGCTTTAGCATCGTTGGCTGACTAGCTGTCATTTCTGAATCGAGGTGATTGATTTGTTTCTGCTACACGTAATAAATGAACTTTTCCTTTAATTCAATGTAATTTTcgttgtcttctttttttaaggcGCTTcatttattctgttattcttttTTAAGACTTCGTAAGGTAACGTTTGCATATTAGCCTAATGTAAAACTGCACGGATGGCTAGGGAGTCACTATAAGGGGTACATTTTCTGAAAGCTCCACATAATATGtaatcattattatcatcattaatgcatatataaaataagtTATAAACAAGCAAGTTCGGTGGTTGGTCTGTTACACTGAAGCACTTGCTGTGCTACTTGGTCCTGCGTGTGAACCGGTTTACAAGCATttcagtatttacattttacatttacatttaaggcattggATTCATTCTGGTTCATTATGAATACAATCtgtttattcactatgttgtggTTTCTATATATGTCAAACAATAAGTATTAAAATCCACCTCAAAAAGACAATAAGAGCTGTTTAAATTAAACACAGGAGCCCTCCGTGTTCGAGATGTTGATGTTCCCATCTGCCATGGACAAAAAAGGACGTGGGGTTCTTGCTGTGGGGTTATTAGTTCAAGGAGACAAACCAGTTGAATGCAGGAAGAATTTAGCCATGTAGAGGAAGCCTTTAGTTTGTAAAATCTTCCTCCCTGACTTTCTATACAgcatttttccacttttttctttttttttatcgaatGCACCGTTTTAACTATTTGTTGCCTGGACTGTCTGTTTCAGGAGTTGGAAGCCATGACGAGGTATACGAGTCCGGTGAACCCGGCGGTGTTCCCACACCTCACCGTGGTCCTGCTCGCCATCGGGATGTTCTTCACGGCCTGGTTCTTCGTGTATCCTTCAACAGCATATAATGGCAAAACCAGCTTGTGGCTAAATTATCGGGAAGCACACTACCAGACGTTGCTTTAACTCCAGTGTTCGTAGATATGAAGTAACGTCCACGAAGTACACACGTGATGTGTACAAAGAGCTGCTGATCTCGCTCGTGGCGTCCCTGTTCATGGGCTTCGGCGTGCTGTTCCTGCTGCTGTGGGTAGGGATTTACGTATGAAGGTGAGCAGAAGGCCATTGAAGGGTCTAAAATGAGTTTCCATTCTGCCCGTTTTGCTTCACTCTGTTTGTTCTTTTGCAGATTTTGGAAAAAGTGGCAACATTCCGGTTTTCCCGCACAGAACAGCACCACAAATACTGGGTTTAGGGTTGGATTTCGCACTAATGGAGAGATCAGGATTTGGGTTCTTCATTTAGTAATAAAGATGAGGTTTCATAAGAATGGTGTGTATGACTTCTGTTTCGTTAATCCAGTGATTCTCAAACTTCTAATATTCcccacattaattttttttttttaagtatgatATTATGTGCTGCCAAATGTTTTATGGGTCTCTTTCtacttccttttctttctttctccccttAGGGGATTGGGGTTTTATGTTCATTTGTTCTCATTGTGTAagtttataaaataatttaaaaaaaatgaattatgggtggtagtagcctagtgggtaacacactcgcctatgaaccagaagacccaggttcaaaccccacttactgccattgtgtccctgagcaagacacttaaccctgagtgtctccagggggactgtccctgtaactactgattgtaagtcaaagTTAGAAGAGGGTGTTGGAGTGTTTCTTTAACTCTATCATTGCGATTGTGGTGGCCAGTGATGATGgccataaatgccataaataaagGCTCAGACTGAGGTGAATACGGCTGTGTGCGTTTGCCGCTGCGGTTAAGGGTCTGACTGAAAACGTGGGGTCCAGTTTACTTCCCCAAAATACATCAACAGTAGGGTTATCAGCATCTGCTTTGGTTCATTTAGAGACCAACTGTCTTAGGGTGAGGGAAAACCATGTGGAGAAACTTATATTGCCAAAGAATTGGAAAATGTGATGAGGGAGAACAACTGCAATTCTACAGATTTAATAAGCTTTCTCTGCACCATCTATCATCTGTAGTAGACGTCTTCTATCCCAGCTCTTAATTAGTCAAATCTAAAGAGTCCTCAAGTCGGGGCCATAttcttacagaaaaaaaaaaaaaaaaaaaaacacacggtCGTGAGAACAGATCAAAGATTAATATCAGCACAACAGCATTTATTACTattgaaatgaaattatttaatagtatttattttaaccatgatgcgtcacacacacacacacacacacactcttcctgGTAAACACAGGACAGGTGCAGGAGTGTGGGCCATTTGTAGAATCTAAAGTCCCAATCCCAGATTACGGTTTGTGTTAAGAATAGATCCCTCACCGTCATACCACCCCACATTAGAGGGGATTTTTGGTATTAAACCGGCCAACCacagcataaaaaataaaaaaaaaaaaacagccgtgGCAACTATTGCTTTGTTGCATTGATGTTTATTAAAATGGCCACTTGCTACATTAAGTAAAAAAACTAATTGGACCGCTCACGATCAGTCTGTGAACGCTAAACCTGCTGTTTCTATGTGCAAAATGAATACTAAGTGTAAGGCACGTGGTAAAATCCGAGTGATGGAAGAGCCACAGCCAGTCACCTTCACCATCATCAACCCCTGGTTAGTTCATACAGGGGataaattaaaaaagtaaaaggtcCACCGGGTCCATGGCTCCAGCTCAGCCATTTTAATCATCTGCCTGATTAAAAAATCCCAATTTTCCCCACACGGTGAACCGTCGCCTTGCTTACATCCAAATTTGATCAGACGCTGTTGCTTTACAAGCACACCCTGGATTAAAGAGGGAAGGAGGGTGGAATCTTGCTGTGAGGGTGTCTCTCATGAGTGACTCCCATGATTCCGCTCGTCCCCCTTGGCCGAGCCTCAGAGCAGGGCTTTCACACGGCGTCACGCGTCTGTGCTGCTCCTGGTGGGCGATGGCATCCATCTTGGCTCCGCAGCGAGTTTCCTCCTCACTGCCGCGCTCGGGCAAAAGCATCTCGGAGCCAGGCAGAGTCCTCGTACAGGCGCGGGTCGCCCAGGTACTCGGTGGTGCGTTTATAGAGGTAATAGTACAACACGGCGGCTGGAAAGACAGACACGAAGGCATTAAAGCAGGCGGCTTCGTTTCAGCCTCAACACAGTTTGCAAACACAGTCTTTAATTATCATTTCACCTTATTACGTTGTTCACGGTcacaaggtcatgtgaccagatgCTGAATGGGATCAATTCATCTTAAGGACATgaagagagtgaaagtgctggacaGAGTAGAAACCAGTTCCTCACCCAAGAACCA
Proteins encoded in this window:
- the tmem258 gene encoding dolichyl-diphosphooligosaccharide--protein glycosyltransferase subunit TMEM258, which encodes MELEAMTRYTSPVNPAVFPHLTVVLLAIGMFFTAWFFVYEVTSTKYTRDVYKELLISLVASLFMGFGVLFLLLWVGIYV